The following are from one region of the Actinoplanes sp. L3-i22 genome:
- a CDS encoding DUF2071 domain-containing protein, protein MRTPRLVSAIERRLLINYRTDPEITARLLPAPLRPQVVNGWAVSGICLVRLAGARPSFVPAAVAGLGFRSENAAHRIAVEWDTPDGIALGVYIPRRDTASRLNSWVGGRLFPGRHHHSRFDVRENRDELRISVDGPGVDVHVRTATDLPASQLFRNVDHALEFFRRGAAGFSTTPDPTRLDGLELVTEDWNGTPAELLSVRSTFFEDPARFPPGSAIPDCALLMRDLAATWNPLPPMTVRPTTGQLTRTNR, encoded by the coding sequence ATGAGAACTCCTCGGCTGGTGAGCGCCATCGAGCGCCGCCTCCTGATCAACTACCGCACCGACCCGGAGATCACCGCCCGGCTGCTGCCGGCACCGCTGCGGCCGCAGGTCGTCAACGGCTGGGCCGTCTCCGGCATCTGCCTGGTCCGCCTGGCCGGCGCCCGCCCGTCCTTCGTGCCCGCTGCGGTCGCCGGGCTCGGCTTTCGTAGCGAGAACGCGGCCCACCGGATCGCCGTCGAGTGGGACACCCCGGACGGCATCGCCCTCGGCGTCTACATCCCCCGCCGCGACACCGCCTCGCGGCTCAACTCCTGGGTCGGCGGCCGGCTGTTCCCCGGCCGGCACCACCACAGCCGGTTCGACGTCCGGGAGAACCGGGACGAGCTGCGCATCAGCGTCGACGGCCCCGGCGTGGACGTGCACGTCCGCACGGCCACCGACCTGCCCGCAAGTCAGCTCTTCCGGAACGTGGACCACGCCTTGGAGTTCTTCCGCCGCGGCGCGGCCGGCTTCTCCACCACCCCGGACCCGACCCGGCTCGACGGCCTGGAGCTGGTCACCGAGGACTGGAACGGCACGCCCGCGGAACTGCTCTCGGTCCGCTCCACGTTCTTCGAGGACCCGGCCCGCTTCCCGCCGGGATCCGCGATTCCCGACTGCGCCCTGCTGATGCGCGACCTCGCCGCCACCTGGAACCCCCTGCCCCCGATGACCGTGCGCCCCACCACCGGCCAGCTCACCCGCACAAACCGATGA
- a CDS encoding adenosine deaminase, producing the protein MTTDLTEFIAGLPKVELHVHHVGSATPQTVARLAERHAGTTSVPADPDKLAEYFTFTDFAHFVEVYLSVVDLIRDVDDVATLTYDIGAGLAAQSVRYAEVTLTPYSSVTRGIPAEAYCEAVEDARRRVARDHGTELRWCFDIPGEPTMTGADITLDVALRHRPDGLISFGLGGPEAGIPRARYATHFAAARAAGLHSVPHAGESTGPQTVWDALHHLGAERIGHGIAAAQDPALMAHLRDHDIPLEICPTSNICTRSAPSLAEHPLPTLVAAGVPVTINSDDPPMFSTTLNHEYQVAADLLELDKHGVADLARQAVRYSFLDPSGKSAILAEIDAHVADHTPA; encoded by the coding sequence ATGACGACGGACCTGACCGAGTTCATCGCCGGCCTGCCCAAGGTGGAGTTGCACGTCCACCACGTCGGCTCGGCGACACCGCAGACCGTGGCCCGGCTGGCCGAACGCCACGCCGGCACCACCTCGGTACCGGCCGACCCGGACAAACTGGCCGAGTACTTCACGTTCACCGACTTCGCCCACTTCGTCGAGGTCTACCTGTCGGTCGTGGACCTGATCCGCGACGTCGACGACGTGGCCACCCTGACCTACGACATCGGCGCCGGCCTGGCCGCCCAGTCGGTGCGCTACGCCGAGGTGACGCTCACCCCGTACTCGTCGGTCACCCGCGGCATCCCTGCCGAGGCCTACTGCGAGGCGGTCGAGGACGCCCGCCGCCGGGTGGCCCGCGACCACGGCACCGAGTTGCGCTGGTGCTTCGACATCCCGGGCGAGCCCACCATGACCGGCGCCGACATCACCCTGGACGTGGCCCTGCGCCACCGCCCGGACGGCCTGATCAGTTTCGGCCTCGGCGGCCCGGAGGCCGGCATTCCCCGCGCGCGCTACGCCACCCACTTCGCGGCCGCCCGAGCCGCCGGCCTGCACAGCGTCCCGCACGCCGGCGAGTCCACCGGCCCGCAGACCGTCTGGGACGCCCTGCACCACCTCGGCGCCGAACGCATCGGCCACGGCATCGCCGCCGCCCAGGACCCGGCCCTGATGGCCCACCTACGCGACCACGACATCCCGTTGGAGATCTGCCCGACCTCCAACATCTGCACCCGCTCCGCCCCGTCCCTGGCCGAGCACCCGCTGCCCACCCTGGTAGCCGCCGGAGTCCCCGTCACCATCAACTCCGACGACCCCCCGATGTTCTCCACCACCCTCAACCACGAGTACCAGGTAGCCGCCGACCTGCTGGAACTCGACAAACACGGCGTAGCCGACCTGGCCCGCCAGGCCGTCCGCTACTCGTTCCTCGACCCCTCCGGCAAGTCCGCGATCCTCGCGGAGATCGACGCCCACGTCGCCGACCACACACCCGCCTGA
- a CDS encoding NAD-dependent epimerase/dehydratase family protein, with protein MNVFLTGATGHIGSAVLPALISAGHSVTALVRSAEKAATVRAAGAGAVIGDIQNHDLVRRLAADAEAVLATASPGDATSSTVETAFAEAVLDGLRPGATFLRTGGVWVHGAGPDLTEDTPRNAPPLVAWREELDSRVLTAAGIRSILIEPGLVYGNGAGIPTLVFAGERTGDPAALRLVGPGTQHWTSVHVDDLAELYVAALDQAESGSVYLGVSGDNPTVRELGEAASRRLGLDGRVVPEDATALVERLGGFGAALLLDQQATGEKARRELAWKPSRRSLIEEFAAGAYDPA; from the coding sequence ATGAACGTCTTCCTGACCGGCGCCACCGGCCACATCGGCTCGGCGGTCCTGCCCGCCCTGATCTCCGCGGGCCACTCGGTCACGGCGCTGGTGCGCTCCGCGGAGAAGGCGGCGACCGTCCGCGCCGCCGGCGCCGGGGCAGTCATCGGCGACATTCAAAACCATGATTTGGTACGCCGTCTGGCCGCCGATGCCGAAGCCGTGCTCGCCACCGCCTCGCCGGGCGACGCGACCAGCAGCACGGTCGAGACCGCGTTCGCCGAGGCCGTCCTCGACGGCCTGCGGCCGGGCGCCACGTTCCTGCGCACCGGTGGCGTCTGGGTGCACGGCGCCGGGCCGGACCTCACCGAGGACACCCCGCGCAACGCCCCGCCCCTGGTCGCGTGGCGCGAGGAGCTGGACTCGCGGGTCCTGACCGCGGCCGGGATCCGGTCGATCCTGATCGAGCCGGGCCTGGTCTACGGCAACGGCGCCGGCATCCCCACCCTGGTCTTCGCGGGCGAGCGGACCGGCGACCCGGCCGCGCTGCGCCTGGTCGGCCCGGGCACCCAGCACTGGACCAGCGTGCACGTCGACGACCTGGCCGAGCTGTACGTGGCGGCGCTCGACCAGGCCGAGAGCGGTTCGGTGTACCTCGGCGTCAGCGGCGACAACCCGACGGTCCGCGAGCTGGGCGAGGCCGCCTCCCGCCGGCTGGGTCTCGACGGCCGGGTGGTGCCCGAGGACGCCACCGCGCTGGTCGAGCGGCTCGGCGGCTTCGGCGCGGCCCTGCTGCTCGACCAGCAGGCCACCGGCGAGAAGGCCCGTCGCGAGCTGGCCTGGAAGCCGTCCCGCCGGTCGCTGATCGAGGAGTTCGCCGCCGGCGCCTACGACCCCGCCTGA
- a CDS encoding heme-binding protein: MNPFRTVPALTEHAARAMLDAALAAAERSGIPSSIAVVDAGGHLTAFARMDGAPVITVQVATDKAYTAAGFGLSTAAWHEMLERDAPLALGVPAQIQRIVTFGGGLPITAGRQTVGGIGVSGGHWSDDERIASAGLAAIAHSALEGQAGS; the protein is encoded by the coding sequence CCCTTCCGTACCGTTCCCGCCCTGACCGAGCATGCCGCCCGCGCCATGCTCGACGCCGCCCTGGCCGCGGCCGAGCGCAGCGGCATCCCGTCGTCGATCGCCGTGGTCGACGCCGGTGGGCACCTGACCGCGTTCGCCCGGATGGACGGCGCGCCGGTCATCACCGTGCAGGTGGCGACCGACAAGGCGTACACCGCGGCCGGATTCGGGCTGTCCACCGCGGCCTGGCACGAGATGCTGGAGCGCGACGCGCCGCTGGCGCTCGGCGTGCCCGCCCAGATCCAGCGGATCGTCACGTTCGGCGGCGGGCTTCCGATCACCGCCGGTCGGCAGACGGTCGGCGGGATCGGGGTCAGCGGCGGCCACTGGAGCGACGACGAACGAATCGCGTCAGCGGGCCTGGCCGCCATCGCCCACTCCGCCCTCGAAGGTCAGGCGGGGTCGTAG
- a CDS encoding phosphatidylglycerol lysyltransferase domain-containing protein, giving the protein MTAAWKSRPPLSRAAVARLVQLAGLFDVVTAVFPEQRGRMAELVEFMPAAGILSARAGTAAAGVLLVYLGNGLRRGKRRAWQLAVALAGVGVALHVLKGLDFDAAAVSGALLLLLVAVRGRFRAVPGPRSRWRAVTAFTGFAATGFVLGLAEIAIRADRLVGAPGVRLWAQQSALGLIGVTGPVRFARPWAADTVSLTTGTFGLLAVLAAAVLLLQTAERRPSRTGEDERRLRDLLARYGGNDSLGYFALREDKALLWAPSGSAAVAYRVVRGVSLAAGDPIGVEAAWPEAIGAWLADCAAHGWTPAVLGCGRAGGTAYRRHGLDVIELGDEAVLDVGAFTLQGRPMRGVRQAVGRMRRAGYTCRVARQRDLVPDELAAVLRAAEVFRDGNVERGFSMALSRLGDPRDGDCLLVLAHDGDGRLRGVLQFVPWGDDGLSLDLMRGDRSAGNGLTELMVVTAVEAGPALGVRRVSLNFAVLRSVFARAEELGAGPVLRLWHRLLRALSRLWQIESLYRANAKYLPTWQPRYLCFPTARDLPRIAVAALTAEAFLPIGRAAAPIAVVEPVTV; this is encoded by the coding sequence ATGACCGCAGCCTGGAAGTCCCGGCCGCCGCTGTCCCGGGCGGCCGTCGCCCGCCTGGTGCAGCTGGCCGGGCTGTTCGACGTGGTGACCGCCGTCTTCCCGGAGCAGCGGGGGCGGATGGCGGAGCTGGTCGAGTTCATGCCGGCCGCCGGAATACTGTCCGCCCGGGCCGGCACCGCGGCCGCCGGTGTCCTGCTCGTCTACCTGGGCAACGGCCTGCGCCGCGGCAAGCGCCGGGCCTGGCAGCTCGCGGTCGCGCTGGCCGGCGTGGGCGTGGCGCTGCACGTGCTCAAGGGTTTGGACTTCGACGCGGCGGCGGTCTCCGGGGCGCTGCTGCTCCTGCTGGTCGCGGTCCGCGGCCGGTTCCGGGCGGTGCCCGGCCCGCGCAGCCGCTGGCGGGCGGTGACCGCGTTCACCGGGTTCGCCGCCACCGGGTTCGTGCTCGGGCTCGCCGAGATCGCGATCCGGGCCGACCGCCTGGTCGGCGCGCCCGGCGTCCGGCTCTGGGCGCAGCAGTCCGCGCTCGGGCTGATCGGCGTCACCGGGCCGGTCCGGTTCGCCCGCCCGTGGGCCGCCGACACGGTCAGCCTCACCACCGGCACGTTCGGGCTGCTGGCCGTGCTCGCCGCCGCGGTCCTGCTGCTGCAGACCGCGGAGCGCCGGCCGTCCCGGACCGGCGAGGACGAGCGGCGGCTGCGGGACCTGCTGGCACGCTACGGCGGCAACGACTCGCTGGGCTACTTCGCGCTGCGCGAGGACAAGGCGCTGCTCTGGGCGCCGTCCGGGTCGGCAGCCGTCGCGTACCGGGTGGTCCGCGGGGTCAGCCTGGCCGCCGGGGACCCGATCGGCGTGGAGGCGGCCTGGCCGGAGGCGATCGGCGCGTGGCTGGCCGACTGCGCGGCGCACGGCTGGACGCCGGCGGTGCTGGGCTGCGGGCGGGCCGGGGGGACCGCGTACCGGCGGCACGGGCTGGACGTGATCGAGCTGGGCGACGAGGCGGTCCTCGACGTGGGCGCGTTCACCCTGCAGGGGCGGCCGATGCGCGGGGTGCGGCAGGCGGTCGGCCGGATGCGCCGGGCCGGTTACACGTGCCGGGTCGCGCGGCAACGCGACCTGGTGCCGGACGAACTGGCCGCGGTGCTGCGCGCGGCCGAGGTGTTCCGGGACGGCAACGTCGAGCGCGGCTTCTCGATGGCGCTGTCCCGGCTCGGCGACCCGCGCGACGGCGACTGCCTGCTGGTGCTCGCCCACGACGGGGACGGGCGGCTGCGCGGGGTGCTGCAGTTCGTGCCGTGGGGCGACGACGGGCTGTCGCTGGACCTGATGCGCGGCGACCGCAGCGCCGGCAACGGGCTGACCGAGCTGATGGTGGTCACCGCGGTCGAGGCCGGGCCGGCGCTCGGCGTGCGCCGGGTGTCGCTGAACTTCGCCGTGCTGCGCTCGGTGTTCGCCCGCGCCGAGGAGCTCGGGGCCGGGCCGGTGCTGCGGCTGTGGCACCGGCTGCTGCGGGCGCTGTCCCGGCTGTGGCAGATCGAGTCGCTGTACCGGGCCAACGCCAAGTACCTGCCCACCTGGCAGCCGCGCTACCTGTGCTTCCCGACCGCGCGGGACCTGCCGCGGATCG
- a CDS encoding esterase family protein produces MDLDSVGTEWTAVAVAVVAVVGFSLVWGTGRVLVRTVAGFVCVLSAAAAGLTWVNRQVDAYPTWSSLVGSSAAADTPVTAGRVGAGQIVTLTVNGQASGLNLPVYAYLPPGYSDTGSTRYPVVEALHGYPGSPSHWIKRLDVATVLNHEIRAGRMAPTVVLFPYQTPDPLIDTECANLVGGAQAETFLTRDVPAAARARFQVRTDAAGWGLIGYSAGGYCATDLALRHPDEYTAAASLSGDATPGIKIGDGSENTTYNDLWRLAHLPVPAVSLYLASARTDRTPLRDTRALVRAARAPLSVTTSYIDGGGHNVQTWQAMEAPAFDWLSTQLARPLP; encoded by the coding sequence ATGGACCTGGACAGCGTCGGCACTGAGTGGACCGCGGTCGCCGTCGCGGTGGTCGCGGTCGTGGGGTTCAGCCTGGTCTGGGGCACGGGGCGGGTGCTCGTCCGTACCGTAGCCGGGTTTGTCTGTGTCCTTTCCGCGGCCGCGGCGGGACTGACCTGGGTGAATCGGCAGGTCGACGCGTATCCGACCTGGTCGAGCCTGGTCGGGTCGTCGGCGGCCGCGGACACGCCGGTGACGGCCGGGCGGGTCGGGGCCGGGCAGATCGTGACGCTGACCGTGAATGGTCAGGCGAGCGGTCTAAATTTGCCGGTCTACGCCTACCTGCCGCCCGGCTACTCCGATACCGGGAGCACGCGGTATCCGGTCGTCGAGGCGCTGCACGGGTATCCCGGGTCGCCGTCGCACTGGATCAAGCGGCTCGATGTGGCGACCGTTCTCAACCATGAGATCCGGGCCGGGCGGATGGCGCCGACCGTGGTGCTGTTCCCCTATCAGACGCCGGATCCGCTGATCGACACCGAGTGCGCGAATCTGGTCGGTGGGGCGCAGGCGGAGACGTTCCTGACCCGGGACGTGCCGGCGGCCGCGCGGGCCCGGTTCCAGGTCCGCACCGACGCGGCCGGGTGGGGGCTGATCGGCTACTCGGCGGGCGGGTACTGCGCCACTGACCTGGCGCTTCGTCATCCGGACGAGTACACGGCGGCGGCCAGCCTGTCCGGTGACGCGACGCCCGGCATCAAGATCGGGGACGGCAGCGAGAACACCACCTACAACGATCTCTGGCGGCTCGCGCATCTGCCGGTGCCGGCGGTCTCGCTCTACCTGGCCAGCGCGCGGACCGATCGGACGCCGCTGCGGGACACCCGGGCCCTCGTGCGGGCGGCTCGCGCGCCGCTGTCGGTGACCACCTCCTACATCGACGGCGGCGGGCACAACGTGCAGACCTGGCAGGCCATGGAGGCGCCCGCTTTCGACTGGCTCTCCACCCAACTCGCCCGCCCGCTCCCCTAA
- a CDS encoding LysR family transcriptional regulator — protein sequence MEQRQLQYFVAVAEELNFTRAAQRSHAVQSTVSASIRALERQLGAPLFERSTSRVALTEAGKALLPEARRALDALDQARAAVAGLHEGLTGSLRVGTLSGLTAVDLPGLVSDFRARHPGVRLSLSMAAGGTDGLLAALRARELDVTFVGVQVASVPDLRLDPIAEFQPRLLVPVGHPLAERGAVSPAELADEPFIDLPPGFCNRIRTDNDFRRAGVTRTIAVEVSDITTIPGYVESGIGLALVPPLAAEDGHRVASVELDPPAASWTLAAASLGGGAPSPAVRAFLDLVDAHVVRRDRY from the coding sequence GTGGAACAGCGTCAACTGCAGTACTTCGTGGCCGTCGCCGAGGAACTCAACTTCACCCGTGCCGCCCAGCGCAGCCATGCCGTGCAGTCGACGGTCTCGGCGAGCATCCGGGCGCTTGAGCGGCAGCTGGGTGCGCCGCTGTTCGAACGCAGCACCAGCCGGGTTGCGTTGACCGAGGCCGGTAAGGCGCTGCTGCCCGAGGCGCGCCGGGCGCTCGACGCCCTTGATCAGGCCCGGGCGGCGGTCGCCGGCCTGCACGAAGGGCTGACCGGGAGCCTGCGCGTCGGCACGCTGTCCGGGCTGACCGCGGTTGACCTGCCGGGGCTGGTCAGTGACTTCCGGGCCCGCCATCCCGGCGTGCGGCTGAGCTTGAGCATGGCGGCCGGGGGGACCGACGGGCTGCTGGCCGCGCTGCGGGCTCGCGAGCTCGACGTGACGTTCGTCGGTGTGCAGGTCGCGAGCGTGCCTGACCTGCGTCTGGATCCGATCGCCGAGTTCCAGCCGCGGCTGCTCGTGCCGGTCGGGCATCCGCTGGCCGAGCGGGGGGCGGTGAGTCCGGCCGAGCTGGCGGATGAGCCGTTCATCGATCTTCCGCCCGGCTTCTGCAATCGGATCCGCACCGACAACGATTTCCGGCGGGCGGGGGTCACCCGGACCATTGCGGTTGAGGTCAGCGACATCACCACCATTCCTGGGTACGTCGAGTCGGGCATCGGCCTGGCGCTGGTGCCGCCGCTGGCGGCCGAGGACGGTCATCGGGTCGCGTCCGTCGAACTGGATCCGCCGGCCGCGTCGTGGACCCTGGCCGCGGCCAGCCTCGGCGGCGGCGCGCCGAGTCCGGCGGTGCGGGCCTTCCTCGACCTGGTCGACGCGCACGTCGTGCGGCGGGACCGTTACTGA